A stretch of DNA from Terriglobia bacterium:
TACTTAAGGTGATAATAGAAGTCGATAAGAGAACCGCTACCGCGTTCGGCGATCAGGCCCGAAAGCTTGTCCATCATCAATTCGACGCTGCTGTCCGAAAAAAAGACACCGGTCCGTTCATGGATGAGATCACGGAGCAACATGACCGCAGGGTTTCGATCCGGCCGATTTGGAAATTCCATTCCGGGAATCACCTTTCGAGCGACTGTTCGGCGGCTTTCCGAACAGCAGGATCCGGATCACTCCGGACCATGTGTGACATTCTTCTCTCCGCGGTGCGGCTTCCCATACGCTTCAGGGCGAACACTGCGGCAAGGCGCACGGCAGGTGCTTCGTCTTCGAGGGCCCTGCCCAGCAACTCGGACGCCCTCGGATGTTTCATGCGGCTGACCGCCTCGACGACGGCGCGGCGCACCTCGGCATCCGGATGGTTCAGGGCTGAAGCAAGACGGTCGATGTGAGCCGGATTCAATCGTGCCAATGCGCCGATGGCAGCGTCACGCAGGTGGCGAGCGGCGGCCAGCCGGATCAGCGCCTCCACCGAGAGTGGAGTCGCGATGACCGCCAGCTGAACAATCGCCGTTTCGGAAACTCCGGGATCGGCATCTTCGGCAGCCGTTCGCTCGAGCGCTTGCACAGCCGCCTCATCCTGCCGCGCCGTCAATGCGGTAACGGCATCGCTGCGCCGGGCTGGATCCGGCGACTGAAGAGCCTCAAGGATCGGATGAATCGCGTCGGGATGGCCGACGGCGCCCAGGGCCTTCAGGCCGGCCCGCGCGACATCCCGATCCTCCGAGTCCACCAACGGCGCCAGCACGGAAACAACCCGTGCTCCACCGATCGAACCGAGAGCATCCGCAGCCGCAATGCGCACCTGGTTTGCCGGATCGCTGTGCACAATGCAAGCCAGCGCGTCTATCGCTTCAGGACTGCCGATTCGTCCCAGCGAACGAGCCGCGTAGTAGCGGACCCAGGAATCCTGGTCGGTCAGTGCCCGCGTCAGTTCAGGGAGAGCCCGCATATTTTCCAGAAAACCCAGAGATTGCGCCGCCGAGGCGCGGATCTTTGGAGATTCGTCACGCGAGGCCCGCAGCAATGCATCAAAAATCCGGTCGTCCTGCAGGTGGCACAGGTTTTCGACAGCGGCGCGGCGCACGTTCTCGCTGACATCGTGGATCCGGTCCAACAACTGGTCTGCGCAATCCGGATAACCGAAATACCCCGAGATCCGGACGGCGGATTCACGCACATGCGGATTGGAATGAAACAGCAGCTTGTTGATATCCGCAGCCATCCGGGGATGGCCAAGGGAGTTCAGGGCCGCGATTGCAGCCTGCCGGACCGCTGCCCGGTCGTGGCCCAGAAGCGCCAACAGAGGTTCGTAAGCCTGCGGGTCGCCGATTTTTGCCAGAGCTCCCGCCGCCATTTCAGTTAAATCAGGATCGGCAAGGGCTTTTAAAAGCGCGCCCACCGTTTGCGCATCTCCAATCCGGGCGAGAGCTGTGACGGCGGCACGGCGGGTATCCGAATCATCCGATTTGAGTTGTTCGCATAAGCCTTCGGTAACATGGCGGCCGTGACGCACGAGAGT
This window harbors:
- a CDS encoding HEAT repeat domain-containing protein is translated as MRLESEREQQLMRALGDQDWRVRHQAVDALVRESGQDALTVFVRRLCKEHRDAAVLNSILQVLISIGPAALPALAKITNDPDAEVRMYAALALGNLGDSRAVSPLMTLLRDFDTNVRYHAIESLAKLKAAEAVDDLAAIAASGDFFLAFAALDALADIGEPRIAPSLLPLLQNNVLQAAVVRALAEIGDERVVPALVSLLEKSPIAPELMLALARLHERTEKLYAEGGYVSDLVRKKTSAAAAQTMLSMLNGVSGAELRALVQVLGWVGTDHIITELTRLLGSSDVRNEVIETLVRHGRHVTEGLCEQLKSDDSDTRRAAVTALARIGDAQTVGALLKALADPDLTEMAAGALAKIGDPQAYEPLLALLGHDRAAVRQAAIAALNSLGHPRMAADINKLLFHSNPHVRESAVRISGYFGYPDCADQLLDRIHDVSENVRRAAVENLCHLQDDRIFDALLRASRDESPKIRASAAQSLGFLENMRALPELTRALTDQDSWVRYYAARSLGRIGSPEAIDALACIVHSDPANQVRIAAADALGSIGGARVVSVLAPLVDSEDRDVARAGLKALGAVGHPDAIHPILEALQSPDPARRSDAVTALTARQDEAAVQALERTAAEDADPGVSETAIVQLAVIATPLSVEALIRLAAARHLRDAAIGALARLNPAHIDRLASALNHPDAEVRRAVVEAVSRMKHPRASELLGRALEDEAPAVRLAAVFALKRMGSRTAERRMSHMVRSDPDPAVRKAAEQSLER